One Mesorhizobium sp. L-2-11 genomic region harbors:
- a CDS encoding acyl--CoA ligase: MSEAASIIERLAAGTDDAPAISAPDRITLSHGGLRRLIAETAAQLHALGLGRGDRVAIVLPNGPEMATAFVAVAAAASTAPLNPAYRADELDFYLTDIGAKAILVAEDESGPAVTVAERLGIAVLRLTALRDAPAGSFVIEGKPVGPSVSPGLAEYGDIALLLHTSGTTSRPKLVPLSHANLAASAAHIGATLSLTSGDRCLNIMPLFHIHGLIAAVLSSLAAGGSVFCTPGFNALRFFHWLGEARPSWYTAVPTMHQAILPRAARNADALAVAPLRFIRSSSASLPPQVMAELEATFGCPVIESYGMTEAAHQMASNRLPPGLRKPGSVGAAAGPEVAVMAPDGRLLQPGDPGEIVIRGPNVTAGYENNPDANATAFAHGWFHTGDQGVLDEDFYLRVTGRLKEIINRGGEKISPLEVDDVLMDHPAVAQVVTFATPHDKLGEEVAAAIVLREGMAATEGEIRSFAATRLADFKVPRIVLILDEIPKGATGKLQRIGLATKLGLVKPGLGY; the protein is encoded by the coding sequence TTGTCTGAAGCCGCCTCGATCATTGAACGGCTTGCCGCCGGAACCGACGATGCGCCGGCGATTTCGGCGCCGGACAGGATCACGCTCAGCCATGGCGGACTGCGCCGCCTGATCGCCGAAACGGCAGCGCAATTGCATGCGCTGGGGCTCGGCCGTGGCGACCGGGTGGCCATCGTGCTGCCGAACGGGCCGGAAATGGCCACCGCCTTTGTCGCGGTGGCGGCGGCGGCATCGACGGCGCCGCTCAACCCGGCATACCGGGCCGACGAGCTCGATTTTTATCTGACCGACATCGGCGCCAAGGCGATCCTCGTCGCCGAGGACGAAAGCGGCCCGGCGGTGACCGTGGCCGAGCGCCTCGGCATAGCTGTGCTCAGGCTCACAGCACTGCGTGACGCGCCAGCCGGCAGTTTTGTGATCGAGGGCAAACCGGTTGGTCCGTCTGTTTCGCCAGGCCTGGCTGAGTACGGCGACATCGCGCTGTTGCTGCACACGTCCGGCACCACGTCACGACCCAAGCTGGTGCCGCTCAGCCACGCCAATCTCGCCGCCTCGGCCGCCCATATCGGCGCGACGCTTTCTCTGACATCAGGCGATCGCTGCCTCAACATCATGCCGCTGTTCCACATCCATGGGCTGATTGCGGCGGTGCTGTCCTCGCTCGCCGCCGGCGGCAGCGTCTTCTGCACGCCGGGCTTCAACGCGCTGCGCTTCTTCCATTGGCTGGGCGAGGCGCGGCCGAGCTGGTACACGGCGGTGCCGACCATGCATCAGGCGATACTGCCGCGGGCGGCGCGCAATGCCGATGCATTGGCGGTGGCGCCCTTACGCTTCATCCGCTCGTCCTCGGCATCGCTGCCGCCGCAAGTGATGGCCGAGCTTGAGGCGACCTTCGGCTGCCCGGTGATCGAATCCTACGGGATGACCGAGGCCGCGCATCAGATGGCATCGAACCGGCTGCCGCCCGGGCTGCGCAAGCCGGGCAGCGTCGGTGCCGCGGCCGGACCGGAGGTGGCGGTGATGGCGCCGGACGGGCGATTGCTGCAGCCCGGTGACCCCGGCGAGATCGTCATTCGCGGGCCTAATGTCACCGCGGGCTATGAGAACAATCCGGACGCCAATGCCACGGCTTTTGCGCATGGCTGGTTTCATACCGGCGACCAGGGCGTGCTCGACGAAGACTTCTATCTGCGCGTCACCGGCCGGCTCAAGGAGATCATCAACCGCGGCGGCGAGAAGATCTCGCCGCTCGAGGTCGACGACGTGCTGATGGACCATCCGGCGGTTGCGCAGGTCGTCACCTTCGCCACGCCGCATGACAAGCTCGGGGAAGAAGTCGCGGCTGCGATCGTGCTGCGCGAGGGCATGGCCGCCACAGAAGGCGAAATCCGCAGCTTTGCCGCGACACGGCTTGCCGATTTCAAGGTGCCGCGCATTGTCCTGATCCTGGACGAAATCCCGAAGGGCGCGACCGGCAAGCTGCAGCGCATCGGTCTCGCGACCAAACTCGGTCTTGTCAAACCCGGGCTGGGATATTGA
- a CDS encoding fumarylacetoacetate hydrolase family protein, with protein sequence MHGTTSSYVIEPTAIPSIPVAGTDKLFPVHRVYCVGRNYAAHAVEMGHDPDREPPFFFQKNPDNLDTTGEFPYPPASNDVHHEIEMVVALKSGGTDIPVEKALDCVFGYGVGLDMTRRDLQGKAKDMGRPWEVGKAFEASAPCTPLVPASSTGHPSQGAIWLDVNGQRKQTGDLNQMIWKVPEMISYLSGLFTLKPGDIILSGTPAGVGAVVRGDVLRGHIDGVGDLEVRVV encoded by the coding sequence ATGCACGGCACGACTTCAAGCTACGTCATCGAACCGACCGCAATCCCGAGCATCCCGGTGGCGGGAACCGACAAGCTGTTTCCGGTGCACCGGGTCTATTGCGTCGGGCGCAACTATGCCGCGCATGCCGTCGAGATGGGACACGACCCCGACAGGGAGCCGCCATTCTTCTTCCAGAAGAACCCCGACAACCTCGATACGACAGGAGAATTTCCCTATCCTCCGGCCTCCAACGATGTCCATCACGAGATCGAAATGGTCGTGGCGCTGAAAAGCGGCGGTACCGACATCCCGGTCGAAAAGGCTCTGGACTGCGTGTTCGGTTATGGCGTAGGTCTCGATATGACGCGGCGCGACCTGCAAGGGAAGGCTAAGGACATGGGCCGTCCATGGGAGGTCGGCAAGGCTTTCGAGGCATCGGCGCCATGCACGCCATTGGTTCCGGCAAGCTCGACCGGCCATCCCAGCCAGGGCGCGATCTGGCTGGACGTCAATGGCCAGCGAAAGCAGACCGGCGACCTCAACCAGATGATTTGGAAGGTTCCGGAAATGATCAGCTATCTCTCGGGTCTGTTCACGCTGAAGCCGGGAGACATCATTCTTTCCGGCACGCCGGCGGGCGTCGGCGCGGTCGTTCGCGGTGATGTTCTTCGCGGTCATATCGATGGCGTCGGCGACCTAGAGGTTCGCGTTGTCTGA
- a CDS encoding AbrB/MazE/SpoVT family DNA-binding domain-containing protein — translation MATLTVTARGQVTFRKEVLQHLGIQPGEKIELDLLPGGRAELKASRPKGSFRDLHGFLKGKTNGQVLTIEEINDAIAEAGAAAGAGKE, via the coding sequence ATGGCGACACTGACGGTAACGGCGCGGGGGCAGGTCACTTTTCGCAAAGAAGTGCTCCAACACCTCGGCATCCAGCCGGGAGAAAAAATCGAACTGGATTTGCTGCCGGGTGGCCGGGCAGAGCTAAAGGCATCGCGGCCGAAGGGATCGTTCCGGGACCTTCATGGCTTCCTGAAAGGTAAGACGAATGGCCAGGTTCTCACTATTGAGGAAATCAATGATGCAATCGCCGAGGCTGGTGCGGCCGCCGGGGCCGGCAAGGAATGA
- a CDS encoding 2-dehydropantoate 2-reductase yields MRISIFGAGAIGGYLAAKLAMAGRVDLSIVARGAHLDAIRANGLRLIEDGHESVASVRAAAQAQELGVQDYVVLALKAHSVAPALDQIAPLLGEGTAVVTMQNGVPWWYFHRIGGPLEGTRLQAVDPGGVIWDRLGPDRVIGSVVYPAAEVDAPGLVRHIEGKRFSLGEPSGEKSERVTLLAEEMVAAGLQAPVRDDIRSEIWVKLWGNLSFNPISALTGSTLAAITADEATRTLARTMMLEAQAIGESLGVRFPISVDRRIKGAGDVGEHKTSMLQDLERGRPMEIDALVTAVQELGRLTGQPTPTIDSVLALVRRLAIERGCYLI; encoded by the coding sequence ATGCGGATCAGCATTTTTGGCGCCGGCGCGATCGGCGGCTATCTCGCGGCCAAACTTGCCATGGCCGGCCGGGTCGATTTGTCGATCGTGGCGCGCGGCGCGCATCTCGACGCGATCAGGGCGAACGGGCTTCGCCTGATCGAAGACGGTCATGAATCCGTCGCCTCGGTCAGGGCCGCCGCGCAGGCGCAGGAGTTAGGCGTCCAAGACTATGTCGTGCTGGCGCTCAAGGCTCATTCGGTCGCACCTGCGCTCGACCAGATCGCCCCGCTGCTGGGAGAGGGGACGGCCGTCGTCACCATGCAGAATGGCGTGCCGTGGTGGTATTTCCACAGGATCGGCGGGCCGCTCGAAGGCACGCGGTTGCAGGCGGTAGATCCCGGTGGGGTGATCTGGGACCGGCTTGGGCCGGATCGCGTCATCGGCTCGGTCGTCTATCCCGCGGCCGAGGTGGATGCGCCCGGCCTGGTCCGCCATATCGAGGGAAAACGCTTTTCGCTCGGCGAGCCTTCGGGCGAGAAGAGCGAGCGTGTCACGCTGCTTGCCGAGGAGATGGTTGCGGCCGGGCTGCAGGCGCCGGTCCGCGACGACATCCGCAGCGAGATCTGGGTGAAGCTCTGGGGCAATCTCTCGTTCAACCCGATTTCCGCGCTGACCGGCAGCACGCTTGCGGCAATCACTGCCGACGAGGCCACCCGCACGCTCGCCCGCACCATGATGCTGGAGGCGCAGGCGATCGGCGAAAGCCTCGGCGTCCGTTTCCCGATCTCGGTCGACCGGCGCATCAAGGGTGCCGGCGACGTCGGCGAGCACAAGACCTCGATGCTGCAGGACCTCGAGCGCGGCCGGCCAATGGAGATCGACGCGCTGGTGACGGCGGTCCAGGAGCTTGGCCGGCTGACCGGGCAACCGACGCCGACCATCGACAGCGTGCTGGCGCTGGTGCGCCGCCTCGCCATCGAGCGCGGCTGCTATCTGATCTGA